The following coding sequences are from one Triticum dicoccoides isolate Atlit2015 ecotype Zavitan chromosome 4A, WEW_v2.0, whole genome shotgun sequence window:
- the LOC119289662 gene encoding SKP1-like protein 1 yields the protein MADAEACETKMSILKSSDEEEFQVEEVVAMESQTIRHMIDDGCANNKILLPIINSKILSMVIEYCKKHIQAKPTTDTTTRASEAYDVVAPAGPVEDLKNWDAEFVRVNESTLFDLAMAARYLNIKGLLDLTTETLADMIKGKNSEKLLGGGAEDQQ from the exons ATGGCGGACGCGGAGGCATGTGAGACTAAGATGAGCATTCTCAAGAGCTCAGATGAGGAGGAGTTTCAGGTGGAGGAGGTTGTCGCCATGGAGTCGCAGACCATCCGCCACATGATCGATGACGGCTGTGCCAACAACAAGATCCTGCTCCCCATCATCAACTCCAAGATCCTCTCCATGGTCATCGAGTACTGCAAGAAGCACATCCAGGCTAAGCCCACCACAGACACCACCACCAGAGCTTCTGAAGCATATGATGTTGTGGCACCTGCCGGCCCCGTCGAGGACCTCAAGAACTGGGATGCCGAATTTGTCAGGGTCAACGAGTCCACCCTTTTTGACCTCGCTATG GCTGCAAGGTATCTCAACATCAAGGGACTGCTAGACCTGACCACCGAGACTCTTGCCGACATGATAAAGGGCAAGAATTCGGAGAAGCTTCTAGGCGGAGGAGCAGAAGATCAACAGTGA